In a single window of the Brachionichthys hirsutus isolate HB-005 chromosome 18, CSIRO-AGI_Bhir_v1, whole genome shotgun sequence genome:
- the LOC137907500 gene encoding LOW QUALITY PROTEIN: potassium channel subfamily K member 5-like (The sequence of the model RefSeq protein was modified relative to this genomic sequence to represent the inferred CDS: inserted 2 bases in 2 codons), with protein MVDKGPXLTSAIIFYLSIGAAIFQVLEEPNWKRLRXNYSAGKERILEDYPCLTKEDLDRILQVVSDAAGQGVTITGSKTFNNWNWPNAVIFAATVITTIGYGNIAPKTSAGRGFCIFYGLFGVPLCLTWISELGKFFGGRAKHMGQYLTKKGLSLRRAQFTCTAVFLLWGLLVHLVLPPFVFMSQEGWTYIEGLYFSFVTLTTIGFGDLVAGVEPNKDYPTLYRYFVEVWIYLGLAWLSLFFNWKVRMVIEAHKALKKRRKLRKLSLEELRHYKESQKAALRLPPSPNDVNIFSFLSKKQEGYNDLIKQIGTKKASRSDGSRVETTDKPKEMGRSKSCNDAPMLSNHTILSLDRSPRQKRRYSFSDRVTVAFSKSKNYLLGSDDGLLLTEGRADGDLDLEQDEMYENQLDKDVELESIGMGACGRRTWDSKEYHPLTFQNANITFIDEDNFLTSNLEEENEDDDSKAKLSRMTCDENIETNSKDDESSGTEGSVFTREGSEHSYEKLVEEYAKEENTYS; from the exons ATGGTGGATAAAGGCC TGTTGACTTCCGCCATTATCTTCTACCTGTCCATTGGGGCGGCAATTTTTCAGGTCCTGGAGGAGCCCAATTGGAAGCGGCTGC AGAACTACAGCGCCGGGAAGGAGCGGATCCTCGAGGACTACCCGTGTCTGACCAAGGAGGACTTGGACCGGATCTTACAG GTGGTGTCTGATGCTGCCGGCCAAGGGGTCACCATAACAGGAAGCAAGACCTTCAACAACTGGAACTGGCCAAATGCTGTTATCTTCGCAGCCACGGTTATCACGACTATTG GGTACGGGAACATTGCCCCTAAGACCTCAGCTGGCCGTGGATTCTGCATCTTCTACGGGCTGTTCGGCGTGCCTTTGTGTCTGACCTGGATCAGCGAGCTCGGGAAGTTCTTTGGTGGAAGAGCCAAGCACATGGGCCAGTACCTAACCAAGAAAGGCTTGTCACTG AGAAGGGCTCAGTTTACTTGCACGGCTGTCTTTCTTCTCTGGGGTTTGCTGGTCCATTTAGTCCTTCCACCCTTTGTTTTCATGTCCCAAGAAGGTTGGACATATATTGAAGGCTTGTACTTCTCGTTTGTCACCTTGACCACTATTGGATTTGGGGACTTGGTAGCAG GTGTGGAGCCCAACAAAGACTATCCAACTCTGTACCGCTACTTTGTGGAAGTGTGGATTTATCTGGGATTGGCCTGGCTGTCTTTGTTCTTCAACTGGAAAGTGCGGATGGTGATCGAGGCCCACAAGGCACTGAAGAAGCGGCGCAAGCTGCGCAAACTATCGCTTGAAGAGCTCCGGCATTACAAAGAGTCTCAAAAGGCCGCTCTTCGTTTGCCACCCAGTCCCAATGACGTCAACATCTTCAGCTTCCTGTCCAAGAAGCAGGAAGGCTACAATGACTTGATAAAGCAGATCGGGACCAAAAAAGCTAGCAGAAGCGACGGCAGCCGTGTCGAAACAACCGATAAGCCAAAAGAAATGGGTCGCTCCAAGAGCTGCAACGACGCTCCCATGCTGAGCAATCACACCATTCTAAGTCTGGACCGATCGCCACGTCAAAAGAGACGATATAGTTTCAGTGACCGCGTAACTGTTGCCTTTTCAAAGTCAAAGAACTACCTCCTCGGCTCAGACGATGGTTTGCTGCTAACAGAAGGCCGTGCAGACGGTGACCTTGACCTTGAACAGGACGAAATGTACGAGAACCAGCTTGACAAGGACGTCGAGCTGGAGAGCATAGGAATGGGAGCTTGTGGTCGAAGAACGTGGGACTCCAAAGAGTACCATCCTCTAACGTTCCAAAACGCAAACATTACTTTCATAGACGAGGATAACTTTCTTACCAGCAACttggaggaggagaatgaaGATGATGATTCCAAAGCAAAACTGTCCAGAATGACGTGTGACGAAAACATTGAAACGAACTCCAAGGACGACGAGAGTTCTGGAACCGAGGGCTCGGTGTTCACTCGCGAGGGCTCGGAACACTCCTATGAGAAACTCGTAGAGGAATATGCAAAGGAGGAGAATACGTACTCTTGA